The following is a genomic window from Haloarcula sp. DT43.
CAGTGGGCGAGGTCGAACTCCCGGAACACCGGGTCGTCGAAGGCGATATTGCCACCCAGCGCCCACGCCGGGTGCCCCTCCTGCCAGGGCGTCGTCTCCACCTCGATGTCGGTCTCGGACAGCGCCGCTCGCTGGTGGTCGACGGCAGTGCCGATACCCGACCGGTCGAGGCGGTCGGCCAGTTCGAGGTAGTTCAGGACGCGCACGTCTCGGGGCAACTCCGCCGGGGCCGAAAATCCTACCGACTTCGCCCCTGAGGGCGGCTGTCGTCGGTCTCGGTTCGGAGGTGCGGGGAGCCAGAACGCCCCCGCGCTCCGTTTGCCGGGGTTTTCCGGCTGTTCCCGGCAGTCCCGGGACAGGAGACGCCGCTGGCTCGTCCGGAAGGCATTTTCCCGCCGCCGACACAGTACCGCCAATGACGGACGAGGCGACCATCGCCCGCGAGCGAATCGACCGCCTCCAGTCGCTCGCCCGCGAGGCGGTCCAGGCCGGCAACGAGGAGCGCGCCCGGTCGTACGTTCGCCGCGCTCGCCGCGTCGCCGAGCGCCACCGTCTCCGCCTCCCGCGGTCGTTCGAGCGGTCGACGTGTGACGACTGCGACACGTACCTCCTTCACGGACACAACGCCCGCTCGCGAACCCAGTCCGGCCACGTCGTCATCACGTGTGACTGTGGGTCACAGTCGCGCTACCCGTACGACTGAGAATTCTTTACGACTATTGGTTTTAAGGGGCTGTCCTCGCTAAACGGTGTACATGAGTGACGCTTCTCGACAGTCCCGGATACACGACCTCGACGCGACACTCCGCGTCGGCAAACATGGCATCGAGTCCGTGGCGGACGAACTCGACGACCAACTGGAGAACACGGAACTGGTGAAAGTCAAGTTCCTCCGGTCGTCCCGCGGCGGGACGACGGCCGAGGAACTCGCCGACGACCTGGCCGAACTGGTCGGCGCTGAAGTGATTCAGGTGCGGGGCCACACAGCGGTGTTCGAGAAATGATGCAGGTCCAGCCGCTCACGGACCTGCTCGAAGGGCTCGGCGTGCCGGCCGCCGGCTCAATCGCCTCGGCGGCGGTCTTCGTCGTCGTGTTCGTCCTCGTCTACGTCCTGGGGAAGGCGATCGTCCTGCCCATCGTCGACCGC
Proteins encoded in this region:
- a CDS encoding ribonuclease P protein component 4, yielding MTDEATIARERIDRLQSLAREAVQAGNEERARSYVRRARRVAERHRLRLPRSFERSTCDDCDTYLLHGHNARSRTQSGHVVITCDCGSQSRYPYD
- a CDS encoding YhbY family RNA-binding protein, coding for MSDASRQSRIHDLDATLRVGKHGIESVADELDDQLENTELVKVKFLRSSRGGTTAEELADDLAELVGAEVIQVRGHTAVFEK